The genomic stretch tgcaTCATCATCTGTCTAAAATGAATATAAGGCTAAATAAGTGGCGAGCTGTTTGagttattatttatataatacAGCTGGTAAACTAAAAGTCAAACATACACTGTAGAAATAATGCACAACAGCTCAATACTGAAAGGAAACAGACATCAGAAAGTGCTCAACTGTGACAGTTCAGGTTGGATAGCAGCTCCAGATGAGTCCTATAGAAGGCCTTCTCTCACACACAGCCTCCAATATCACTACAGATCCAAACACTAGTACAAGTACGCACTACTATACTTATCCCCTCACATAGGGAACAATTCCTCAGCCTCTGGTGCAAAGTAATATCACAAGAAGCAACATGTGTTAGGGAcacaactaaactaaaaaaaaacaaaacaatttcaaTCCAACGTTTTAAGGTAGGAGATTCTCCCTACTGACACACAAGAATTACTAGTCAAATTGCCACTTTTCCCTTTGTTAAACTGGTGCACGCTTAAGGAGAGGACCAGCCTCTCAGTTTGATCCAGATGAGACTTCAGTTTGTGATGTAGTTattcaacattttgaaaatagAATCATTTACTGTGTTGCATAGTAACCCAATTGTGCTTCTTattacatttgatatgatcataaaaatatttaatcatTCTGCGTCAGGCTCAACAACGGAAGAGGCACACGGATTAATGCCACAACTCtttaatataatgtatatatatatatcgtcATGGTTTATTTGATCCTTTTCATCCTTTCATCATTTTGTCATCCACTTTTCCCTTCTATAAAATATCAAGtatcaaatattaaatgtaGAAATCTTTGAAATCGGGCTGTGTGGTAGATGTAAATTGTAAACTGCTCACTTTAACGtgcaaatggtcacatttttatacagcactctTCCACCTTCGAggcgctcaaagcactttacatcaaggaaccactcagccaATCACATACTAGTGTAGGTGTCTTGCCAAGGATGCAACAAGCTGtaggagctagaatcacaccgaCAACcggtgggtcagtggatctgaccactgaactaatgatgtttatgtcgagagtggtattggaaccgccaaccttcggatcagtggataaacactgaactaactgagctactgttaagTGTGTATCACCCATCACAGTATAAGAGACAAACTAGTTTGTTTCCCCATccataattataataatgaaatattCAATAAATGGGTATGGCTTAGAGATAATaagcaattattttaaaaaaatatgaccatACACTGTCATAACCACGGTGAGACTGTGGGCAGACAGATGGCTAGTGCTTGGTTGGTGAAGATTTAGTTCTCTCATGAAAAGATCAGCCACACCTTTACAAATACCACATACAGCTACATTTCAACATGTTCTACTAACACATGTTAGCCCAGTGAGAGAGTCCTATGTCTGTATCAGGAGCAGAAGGCAAAGCTGGGCGTGGGGGCGGGTACAGGGGGAGACGTGGAAGGCACTTGGTCGCTCCTGGTCTCAGCTCCAGGGTGAGCTCACACCAGAGtgatctccacctcctctctcctcttcacctgaCCTCGAGGATGCTGTttaggagggggaggggccgcTCGCACCTGTGgaccacagcacacacacagtaagGTCAGGGCTTACATTGTGTTCTACATGCTTTAATCTGGATTTTGGAGGATTTTTGCAAAACCATTTTCCCAGGATGATTTGGGACATTTTTCATGTCCCTTGTCACTCAGGTTTGTCATGTCATGTAAATTTATAAATTATGCCAAAATAGAAGATGCATTTTTTACAGCCCCGGCTATTCAACCAAATTTTACAGAGGGCAAGATTTCTCAAAGGCCCATGGCCTAAGGGCTGGATTGGTGCAAGGCACGCCACCACTTTCAGCACAATTTAGGTCACACAAAATATCTAGATGCttcaataatgataatataacaacaacactgctatattgatttttttatatgaaaaataaaatttaccAACATTGCTCTGCCAAGTGGCAAAACCAGTACTGattcagaactaaactagactaGTAccaatcaggtctaaatcatgaccagaactaacccaggattcAAACATATTTCTCTAATATATTGAGGAAGGTCTCGGGCTGTATCAAGGGCCTGAATTTGTTGTTGCAAGTTGACTAGGCCTGTCTTATACTGAATGAGAGCAGACAGGTTTATTGCTACTAAGTGTTGTCAAAACATCAGATAAtaatctatactaaaactagtatcaaaactagatacacatttgagcaggtatcaatactaaaaagtcacatttacaggacagaaatgaacctttcctgaataactttagaatgatcttgagcttgtTCTGTCTCTTGTTGTATATCAGAAGACCACATAGACTTGTATATGACCAAGGCCCACTATAGAAACgtatttattatcattgtgatatTCGAATCGGCATCGGTATCGGTATTGAGTCTACTCCTTAGTATctaaatcgagtttgaaatttcaatATCATTACAACACTAGTATTCCCTGTTCTAAAAAATAAGCCTTTATCGTAAAACGAGCTTGTCAGAGTACCACAGTTTCAAGGATTACTCACAGGTCGAATGGATCCAGAGGCAGTGTCAGGATACTTGGGTGGCTGTGTTGAGCCTTGGACTGGGCCTGGGACAGCAGACAGTTAGACAGGAGCATGCggtgagagactgagagggagagagggtggtcCTGTAGCACTAGTACTCACTGTGATAGGGGCTTTTGAGTGGTGCGGGCGAGGCTCTGTGGTGGCCGTTGTGGTAGGATGGGGGCCGGCCAATGGGGGAAGCAGAAGTGCTGGATGGGCTCGACAGAGGAGATGACAGGGTGGGGGTCTGCAGGGGGCTGCTGTGAAGGGGCCCTGGGACCAAGGGGCTACGAGGAGACTGCTCACTGTGCCCCTGCACTGAGGGGAGTGcctggacacaaacacaagtCACACTCACAAGTCAGGCATATCAATgagatatatacatttatatgtttttcatcatcatttttcattaataaatatttcaacattACCAAGTGCGCAGGCTTTGTCTACATCTGCATATACCTCAGCCTATGATCCACATTTAACATTAAAGCCAGcgtatgtcactttttagccaaaaaatagacaaaaataaaagcatgttttttttcattttggttgtgtttgttgcattgaaaaacaagGAATAACATGTGTCCTTACGATGAGCAggcttacatctccacaaacctgactcatatttggcctggaggaaggCCCCCTGCTTATTTCTATGGgaatgtttttccttttataatggtccacagtatggaacatatctatctccaggAATAAAGTTCTGAAGTATGATTTTAGCTTactgcaggtgacatgccacttccagaaagttacatactgtaccctTAAATGATCCCATATTTACCACATGGACAAATTAATATATTGCATCCATTTTGTTGATACATCTAAAATATTAACATATCAGTTACACTAGTCTAGTATTAACAGTATCATTGCACACAAGAATAAATATATGGCCATGTCGGCTTGTGAAAGCCTGATCACGTCAGATCTCAGAAACTTAACAACCCTGGTTAGTACTTCGATGGGAGACTGCtgagaataccaggtgccacagagAGGTACCAGTGGCAAAaagttgtgtccttaggtaaAACAgtcacattgcctagtatgaaagtggtgtgtgagtgttggtggtggttgcaggggctgatggtgcagattggcagcctcacttccatcagtctcaCGCAGGTTAGCTGTAGTTACAATAGTGACATACCACCACCAGATGTGGAGTGAAAGAATAGTGCAATGCAAAGTGTCGTTGAGTAtacaaaaagtgctatatacatttaatacattaatattattattattattattattattattattattattattattattataaacagaGAAAGGTCCTCTAGTAGTACTAGTTTCTAGTTACTTTTTAATACATGTTTTAGATCGTTTTTAGAGCATTTTAGATCCGTGTTTTATATAAATTAAACAGTTGTAAGAGGAATTTGGTCAATCAGAGCAGGAGATGTAGAGGCGTTATGTGTGTGGGTttaaaaaggaggagatacaACAGTGGGACAGCCCGTGGATTGGGACGATTGGGACTTGTGGTGTACTCAATACTCATATGATTTCAAATATAGCTGCAATAACATGGCTAGAATTAGAATTCAAAGCAATCAGTGTTTACAAACAGGAAGATGAACATTTTAGAGCAGAATGGaacattaaaggtacactgtggaacttttctggtggagggtccatcacctgcctggaatgttccatagtatggcattacgcTTATTTATCTCTACAGAGACAGCAGGTGACAGGCCCAAGTTATctgtcagatcagtggagaggcaagcccactcacagaaagaatgcaagtttttttgggccaataaaaaaacatgttatttagttctaatttaaaaaaaaatacaaataataactcAATGTTGCcttacaacaataaacaaatgcaaaagcATTAATAtacaacaaagttaaacatacaataaaaacatttaaaagcagaatAGTGCAGCTGCAATCTGGTGGTGTGGTGGAGTGAATACAGCTGCATTTTGATTTGGTGTTGCAGAGGTCAGGAGGGAGGGTGTAAATGAAAATACAAGATGGATACATTAatgccctccaccagaaaagttacacagaagtttagttaaacatttaaaggttcactaagTCCGCCCAGGTGCGATGTGGTGGACCTGCAGATGTACCTGTGCACTGGTATCCCTCTGCATGTCTCCGTTCTCACTGGAGGCCGTCAGGTCCTCCACCAGCACCGCGGGGAACACGCCTACCACACCGTTAAACTCGCCCTCCCAGAAGCCATCGTCCTCATGGGTCTCTCGGCTCAGGATGCGGATGATGGCGCCCTCTGGGAAGGATAGCTCATCTTCTGTCTGCCCGGCGTAATCGTACAGGGCCTTGGCGAAAGATACTGCACACAAACAGTACTCATTATACAACATTCAGGCAACACTGCACAGTAGTTGCAACTATTTTGGGCATCTAGTTAATAAAAACTAagcactagtgttgtcacgatactaaaatgtcaaatttgattttgatactaaggaatagtctCAATACCGACTCCAATACcacaattataattaaaaacgCTGCAGGCAATAGAATgatattttcaatattaaattgttgtactttcttttatactaccatgtggccttatctatgtaatccctcagtcgtccagctaGGGTCCATAGTGCTCCATGGGCGTGTATTAGTCTATGTGGTATTATTGTAaagcaggggtgttcattatgTCGATCGCGATCAACCAGTCGAttgcgatctaccagtcgattgcgaaggcattttgggtagatcaagtcccatcatccatccagtcacatgactaatatacaggacaaccagtcagattacacctgaccctaggtcacatcatgggcgctgcacacgcagaAACAAGCgtgagttagtttaaccctatagcgtcggatcctatcgtcgctgactttcggttgcggactttccagcagcgtaactccgcaactagtcgtgctctcatgtaaattcaaaaggcgtctcaaagcggagacatggggctatctaaatattttaccgtcattacagtaatctgcctctgttgtccctcgaaggcgacgaatgagagcgcggggctgcggggattttcccactCATTTATTCGCCgcgtaaaaggaaaaaaatacggatggatgtgtaaaatagaagtagttgggtgaaaaaatgcagtaaattgtGATACTTCGtctaacatgatttttatggatataaaaaaaagacaaaaccgtaatcaacatgattagctctgttatcgctttcaaacgaaaaatgcaattttactcctggctggctgtcagaagctactgcccgaactatgcatccctcactgatcccATTCACTGCAAGTCAttagagcagtaatcatcattcaagtaattatgaacatgtaagaagttcaattgtgttgtgcagtattatctcatgacgatGTGCAAagtacattaaaatgcactgtacatgtaagaattcataatacatttacaaataaatatatgtaacatttttgtattaggtggtagatctttcagacatgaagaaaaaagtctgagcacccctgttCAAAAGCCATTCagtaaaagttcatttctgtgctgtgaatgtgacttttttttagtattgatacttgttcaaatgtctAGTATAGTATAATGTAGTAGTAAGTTTTAGTATCAACTAgtatctaatttttgatacttttgaaaaAATTTCAAGGCATTATTGTGAGAAAGATCCTTATGTATTTGTGGTTTAAAAGTCttttattaaagggcctgtgccAGATTTTTGACCATGAgccaggaacatgttttagtgtaAATTGTTTGCCCCACCCACTTAGCTATTcctgtgatattgcaccattaCACAGAGACAATTGTCTAGGATAGTGTCACACAGTTGTTTCCTTAGAGTTCTCACATCTTTGCTACGATTTGCCTTTattactacttgagtaatatttttacatattttacattttaatattaaacagtactcttacttgagtaaaagttttggttagtCTTCCTATTGTGTGTAAATCTACAAATGACAaatatgttgacaatatgaaattatttgaacatttgtgtttcttgcagtgctCCTTCAgaccttcagatatgatttagtttgtctaatttttgcgtctatcctttgaaaatagtagattttgtgcattatttatttttttgtccaattagcttaacttcaaattataaatcataacagttactctttaagttattcTTACTTGAATAGGACTTTTCCCaaaaactttttactcttacttgagtaatttcttagaccactactttgcacttcaacttgaataatattatcttgaagtaatgttactcctACTTGCAtataatttttggctactctacccacctctccAAATGAGGTACAGGTACTTTAACATAGAactattttgtgtgtatttgtgtgcttCCAATTCAACTCCAAACACTCCCAGCACTGAATTGCCTTCTTATCAGGGAGAATGAGTTGATCCCATTCTATCCACAGCCCCTGGTAGAAGATACCCTGGGGTGTGTCTCCTCACCGCTGGAATCTCCATTGACAGAGGTGGAGTGCTGGTCCATTTCGGGCTCAGTGGAGTTGCTGGAGGAGTGTGAGCGGGCATCGAGAGCGGCCAGAGTCTGTAGCATGCTCAGCAGGCTGTTAGAGGATGGCAGCTGCAGGTACTTCTCTGGGACGTAGCCCACCTGACCACTGCGCTTTCGTGCCTAAACACCAAACAACACCATGTCAACACATGATCCCTTAGAAAACCCTCCTTTTACACTAATGAGTTCCTTTTATTCTAATCCGTAacatattgctgggtttcagatgacatcacaacattctacaggccaatcatACTTattaaatgcagatttttgttgttatataGTGAGTTCTAGGGTGTAGTCACTAATAGAATCGattcatttgtacatttgtacatttacctgttggatatttcatgacaaagtgcAATGTATTCAACAGGAAGAACTGGCTCTTGCTCCCACCTGGGAGTATGACAGTtcacattgtagaatctgaAATCTGAATTGTTTTGAACATGACTAATGACAAAGATGACATGACTGAAGTTGTTTAAGTAAAACACAGAaacgtttgaaaatttagaatttaGTGGTTATTTTTGGTCTAAGAGTAATATTTGCAAATTTCCAAATCATATGTCTATATTTGCATTTACAGCATAAATAAGTAACAGCAAATATCTGAAATATGCTACAAAATTACCCCAAGTTTACAAAGTGTAACAAAGAGTGTAGTGCAGAGACCTTGACCCAGTCCTCCATGTCTCCATCATCAATGACCTCCAGGATTTCGTGCTCCTCTATGGTAAGCTCGTCGGGCTGAGAGGCCTGGACACAGAGCACAGGGGTTAGAAGTGGACtgtaaaaaacatacaggtaaGGACTCAGTACCTTGTATGAGTACATGACTTTGCAGGTGAGGGGGTAGTTCCTTAGGGTGCTGGAGGGGCTGGAGCTGCTGTCATCCAGCACCTCTCCActgtcctccatctcctcctcatcctcccgcTCCAGGTCAGCTGTGCCCTGAACAACACACACTTCTGTTATAATATAATCTGAGAACATAACAgggatgtcaaaagtatcaaaagtcatgtactaatcgatattaaaacaaggatcgatactaaaaaaatcattcacaggacagaaatgaacattttttgaatagctttagaatgatcttgagctgtatcagaataagtgtaagaccacatagactagtatacacccatggaccactatggaacctacctggacaactcagggattacacagatataagaccacatggtaatataaaagaaagtactatgatttaatgttgaaaatcacattctactgtccaAATAAAGCgtgttttatattatcattgtgttattggaatcggtattgagtatcaagtctattccttagtaccaaaatcgagtttgaaatgtttttattattattattattattgttattattattattagtagtagtattgtgacaacactagtatataaaagtaaaaagtgacaAATAAAATCTTGATATATTTTGCACACTTTGGACAATGCACTGCAGTCAGGCCTGCAGTATGTCGCACTTACAGAGAGCGAGGGGTCAGCGGTGCTCAAATTGTTCCAGCGCtcgttctccagctcctccatcaCCTGGTTCATGGCACTCTTCAGCCACGTTTCCACGGCAACCCCCGCCTCCCGAAGCATGTCCAGACGAGCCTCCGCTTTAACCTTCACAGTCTGGAAGTAATGGAAAATGTGATACAGGGTTATTACATCTTATGCTTCATATTAAAGTCTAATACTAACAGACAATATAACGTATAACCTTTTTACATTACTGGTGTCTTAAGAAATGGTTTAGCATGTGATAGTTTGAGTGAGatgaataacattttaatttcagcATGTAACTTGGAGTCTAAACCCCAAAATGGACTGTATTGGCTGCAGTGCGTGTTTGAAGCAGCAGGGGGTGCACACACAGCAGACACCTCCtcacctctgctctcctcaGACTCTGTCGGGCCACCTCTATCTTGGTCTCCAGCTCTGGGTGCTGCTCGGAGCTCTCCTGGCCCCCATACTCCTCCAAAGCCTGTGAGTATTTCAACAAGCTTTTAACAAACAGATTACAAATGTTTATGCTTAATGAGAGATTTCAAGGAAAAATCTGATTAAAGATGCATcatgtcacttttttggtggacggtctgtcacatgcttgtttcacgattatgttattgctttgcctggaatgttccacagtatggtaaatactttatttattcaattaaatgcCAATGTCATTAAATGTTATTATGCATTTCTGTCACGATCCGCACTATTCCTGCCCcatgttttgcctcctgtcctgctcttcccctccctcacctgccggagctgggctgacctcctggctcctccagcgtgcacctgcagcccatcagcgcaatcaccaccacctgccttggataagaggagccaggaccagacacacggggccagatcgtccgtgtgtcTACATCCTGCTCatggccagaccgtccgcgtgtcaaacattcctgctcctctgcctctggctctgctcctgaccctgtgttcctgctccggtattgtctgttttgtctccaccaccttgtctcgtcctggacccgGCTTGCATCCCGCTTCCCGCTCCGGTTCCCGCTCCCTGCCTCCGTTGCCCCTGGCTccgtccctgttcctgtctcccaCTCCGGTACTGGTTACTCCCTGTCCCTATCCCTGCTCTCCGCGACGCATTCCCGGACTCTGGCTCACACCCTGCTCCTCGCCCCTCGCCGGTCTAATCAATACTTATCTGTTAATTcacatattgtaaataaacactgtaaacttgctcCGAGTTCTGCACCTTTTTGGTCTCACCTGCACCAGCATTATGACACATTTCTATTGATTTGCTTTGGTTGGGAggagtcacctgcttatctccatggagttttatgtcattttgtgaaacattccaagaaaTATTCCCAAGGAGAAAAAACGTTTTCAGACTCCCCACCACAAAACACAGTGTCCCTTAAAGATGAAATCCACTCATAGTACCGTAATGGATGTAGTACAGGTGAACATGTGTTTCCACAGAAGTATTACGTAGCTTCCACCTCGCCAACAAAGCAGATGTTGTGGTTTCCTCCACTGGTGTAACCACTGATAATGATTAACTAACAACTCGAACAAAATGATTCATTATCGAGTTGTCTTGTTCCTGTTGAGGGTCAAGTAAAAAACAGATGCTGCAGCACTAATACCATGAGATTTCAAAAATACTTGCTATGCTGTATTTATTCTAAGTTTTAACTTTTGAAATGATGAGTAGTGTAATAGTACAATAAACCATCAATTTAAGAATGGACAGCATCACTCTTGCTTTTGGACAGAAGTATCAGACAGTAAAAGCAGCTATTTCCAATTTTTTGCCCAAACATGTTGAATGCTATTCAATAGAAATTGTAATTATGTGACAAAATGAAGTGTCTGTAGCCTTATTTCCGTGGACAAAACACAATTGGGGCAGCCTTGGCACAGGTCAGTTTGGCGGGGCCAGATCCAGCAGAGTTGTGTCTGTGCTACACTTCGCAAGGCATGGCTTCGGGTCCAGTGGCAGGGCTGTGCTATGTGAGACACTGACGTCTAAACAATCTcatgttttctcattttaaaaaatctaaatcgcacctgaattatactttttattcatAAAGCCTATCTTGGCAATTCGCAAAAAGATGTTTATTAATTCCACATTTGTAGACATGGCTAATGGCTTCCAGTATATTGTCAGCTttgtctgcatttatttcacttctctgtgGTGGTACGGTGCACTTCAGACAGTGACAGACACTATCAGACCATACAGATCTGCTCCAAAATGAACCAGTTGAAATAAGTCTCATGAGTGTCTGTGTGTAATGTTCACAGCAATGCACAGTGCCAACCTTCTGTGTATGGATGATGCTCTTGTATTCTCGGGCCACACGACTGGACCACTTCCGCGCCTCTTTGTCCAGGGTGTGCTCCTCTGCTGTGCCACTCTCCCTCTGCAGCTGCATCACCTGCAATACACACACTGGATTATAAGCATACACGCACATATATCCATATAAGACCATAGTCAGACAAATATATCCATATGAGAGCATATTCACACAAATGTGTCATGAGAATAACTGAAACAGACAGAAACCAACATCCCTCAACTTTTACTCGAGGAAAAAGGTTAAACTAAAGGAGCCCATTGGGTCACAGAGACGCCATTGTGTGCTCCACTGCCTAGAATAGCAGAGAGCATAAAT from Periophthalmus magnuspinnatus isolate fPerMag1 chromosome 14, fPerMag1.2.pri, whole genome shotgun sequence encodes the following:
- the LOC117381893 gene encoding F-BAR and double SH3 domains protein 2-like; translated protein: MQPPPRKVRVTQELKHVHTEQMSRLQLKHQSDCELLDDLRTFSQKRAAIERDYAQALNKLANQYLKREWSESVTQEPADHWNMFCVWRAYLEGTVQFTQSRMSLCDNYKVQVSDPAKSTRLHKEQQLRKCMEQLTVIQAELQESVKELTKSRKKYQEAQSMAQAVKDKAELEAKSKLSLFQSRSSLQRASVKLKAKRSECNSKATHARNDYLLTLAAANAHQQRYYHTDLMDSIKVLDGKIHDHVKDYLVSLCQTELETYEVAHNTFNQLLTSSNAILQQFHQKQFVEKNPVFQQASDFLYQPNDSDTVMQLQRESGTAEEHTLDKEARKWSSRVAREYKSIIHTQKALEEYGGQESSEQHPELETKIEVARQSLRRAETVKVKAEARLDMLREAGVAVETWLKSAMNQVMEELENERWNNLSTADPSLSGTADLEREDEEEMEDSGEVLDDSSSSPSSTLRNYPLTCKVMYSYKASQPDELTIEEHEILEVIDDGDMEDWVKARKRSGQVGYVPEKYLQLPSSNSLLSMLQTLAALDARSHSSSNSTEPEMDQHSTSVNGDSSVSFAKALYDYAGQTEDELSFPEGAIIRILSRETHEDDGFWEGEFNGVVGVFPAVLVEDLTASSENGDMQRDTSAQALPSVQGHSEQSPRSPLVPGPLHSSPLQTPTLSSPLSSPSSTSASPIGRPPSYHNGHHRASPAPLKSPYHSPVQGSTQPPKYPDTASGSIRPVRAAPPPPKQHPRGQVKRREEVEITLV